TCGAGATCATTGGGAAGGGTTCAAGGAGTTTCATCCTGAGCATGTAGATGAAGATATTGAGGTTAATGTCCAAAAGATGCTGGGTTGTGGACTGTTCGAGAACGGCTATGCTGAATATCGTTGTGGCTGCGGTTATATCAAGAGAGTTCCTTTTAGTTGCAAATCAAGGTTTTGTCTGCGATGTTCCAAGGTATATACTGATAACTGGGTAGTCAGGATGAAGCAGACTATATTTGCCAAGATT
The DNA window shown above is from bacterium and carries:
- a CDS encoding transposase zinc-binding domain-containing protein — encoded protein: MLNDSPIYYRNRLIQIFRDHWEGFKEFHPEHVDEDIEVNVQKMLGCGLFENGYAEYRCGCGYIKRVPFSCKSRFCLRCSKVYTDNWVVRMKQTIFAKI